AAACTGACCATCCAAGACAATGGGATCGGCTTTCTCGTGCCCGAAAAATTGGTAAACTTGGCACGTACAAGCCGATATGGACTATTGGGCTGTGTTGAACGTGCCGAAATTCTCAATGGAACCGTACAAATAAATGCCACACCTCAAAAGGGAACAACTTTTATGGTGGAAATCCCGCTGGATGCCTTGCCAGAAAATCTTCAAAAACACCTTAAATAGAACTTTTGAGCCATTGGAAGAAAGGGGATTTGCATGATATATTGTTATTTAAAGAGTTGGTTATTCATTATTAATGATTAACAATCAATCTAAGTTTTTATATTTTAAAGACCTATCTAAAAAAGTACACCATTGATTTACACAGGGTACAGATGTTCAGTAGTTGTTCTATGTTGCGCTATATCTTGAAAAAGCAAATCTCCTTCATCTTGGACGTAAAGCCATGACCGATCAAGCCATTCGTATCGTACTTGCCGATGACCACCCTGCGTTTCGGGAGGGCGTTCGGTCTAGATTAGCGCAAGAACCCGGGCTCTCCGTCGTCGGAGAAGCCTCAGATGGTCATACGGCTTTGGCCGTTGTCCGCCAAAACGTACCAGACGTTTTGTTATTGGATATGGAAATGCCGGGGCTTTCAGGCTTAGAAGTGACCGAGCAACTCCATAAAACACATCCACAAATCCATATTCTCATCCTAAGTGCCTACGAAGATGAGGATTATATTTTTGGTGTTTTGGAGTTGGGGGCTTCAGGTTATTTAACCAAGCATGAACCTCTCAATACCATCATCGAGGCGATTCGTGGAGTGGCTAACGGGGAAACACGTTGGTTAAGCGGGCGGATTGCTTTGATGTTTTCCGAGCATCACGTAAAAAAACAGTCCCCTACCGAGGTGCTTCTGGCTGGCCTAAGCGACCGAGAGGCCGAGGTATTGCTATGTTTGGCAAAAGGCCGATCTAACCAAGAGATTGGGCAAAAACTTTTTATCTCGGAAAGTACTGTTAAAAAACATGTCAATAGTTTGTTCGAGAAAATCGGGTTGGGCACGCGGGCACAAGTGGTGGCTTGGGCATGGAAAAATGGGATCGTAAAAGATTATTGAGCCTTTAGGTTTTTGGGTAATTGCCTTATTGCGCCTATCTTTTTTCTAAAATGTTTCCATTACAAGCAACCTTTGTTGGATCGGTTGGGCTTTATGGTGTAGATTATGGGCAATAAAGTCCAAAAAGTATGAAAAAACGTATCGAACTTGTGCTCTTCTTTTTGTCTTCTGTACTCTTACTAAGTGGTTGTAGAACAGCAACTTATATAGGAGAGCTAAATCTGATTGGCAATGAGCCTATGACGGAATGGATCATCCGAACAGAAGATGGGAAGGTGGTTCAACTTTTGGTGGATGAGACCGCTCGCCCGTTGGTGCAGCGATATAATGGCCAATTGGTACGGGTTCGTGGTAAAAAAGGCAAAGGGATTTTATTTCGGGAGTCGGTTACAACCTTACAACTCCGGTGTAGCAAAAAAGAAAAAACAACAAAAGAATAATCTCTTCGGTTCCT
The nucleotide sequence above comes from Rhodothermia bacterium. Encoded proteins:
- a CDS encoding response regulator transcription factor, whose protein sequence is MTDQAIRIVLADDHPAFREGVRSRLAQEPGLSVVGEASDGHTALAVVRQNVPDVLLLDMEMPGLSGLEVTEQLHKTHPQIHILILSAYEDEDYIFGVLELGASGYLTKHEPLNTIIEAIRGVANGETRWLSGRIALMFSEHHVKKQSPTEVLLAGLSDREAEVLLCLAKGRSNQEIGQKLFISESTVKKHVNSLFEKIGLGTRAQVVAWAWKNGIVKDY